Proteins encoded in a region of the Perca fluviatilis chromosome 8, GENO_Pfluv_1.0, whole genome shotgun sequence genome:
- the crabp1a gene encoding cellular retinoic acid-binding protein 1a, with protein sequence MPNFAGTWKMKRSENFDELLKALGVNTMLRKVAVAAASNPHVEIRQDGEKFYIKTSTSVRTTEINFHIGEEFDEETVDGRKCKSLATWETENKMYCKQTLVEGDGPKTYWTRELNGDELILTFAADDVVCTRIYVRE encoded by the exons ATGCCTAACTTTGCCGGCACCTGGAAGATGAAGAGGAGTGAGAATTTTGATGAACTTCTCAAAGCCTTGG GCGTGAACACCATGCTGAGGAAGGTGGCTGTGGCGGCGGCCTCCAACCCCCACGTGGAGATCCGTCAGGACGGTGAGAAGTTCTACATCAAAACATCCACCAGTGTGCGCACCACTGAGATCAACTTCCACATCGGTGAGGAATTTGATGAGGAGACAGTGGATGGACGAAAGTGCAAG AGCCTCGCCACCTGGGAGACGGAGAATAAGATGTACTGTAAGCAGACTCTGGTGGAAGGGGACGGCCCCAAAACCTACTGGACCCGAGAGCTGAACGGCGATGAGCTCATACTG ACTTTTGCGGCAGACGACGTAGTGTGCACACGGATTTACGTCCGGGAATGA